GAATAGATACCACAAGGAGAGGAAAAAGAATGGGAAAGCCCCTGTTAAGAAGAAACCAAGCAGCAAGAAGCAACGCACGGTCAACACCGGCATCGCCATCACAGAGTCCGATCAGAGAGCCCCGCCGTGCCGAAAGGAGCCGAGTGACAGTGAGTATACCGCAAGTGAAGAATCGGGGTCAGAAAGCAACGTCTCCCTAGAGGAAGAGGAGTATGGCGAGAAGCAGCTCCGACACAACCATCGAGAGTTGATGCATCCTCCCATGGAAAGATTGAAGTACCGGCGTTGGAAGGTGGAGCTCACTAACGAGCAAATAGAAGACATGAAGCACTTCAGCACTaaaaagcttcaggatgcgtTTGATGACAAGGACGACGGCAACAAACAGATTAAGAGTAGGAAGGTACTCTTTTTCCCAGCACTTGATGAATTGAATTCCCATGAGCCTCTCTTGTTGCATTTGCGTGCGTTGGGTTTTgattggttgttggagaatggggatccgaGTATACCTATAAGGCTGGCAAATGAGTTTTTCACTACCTTTAGATTCAAGGTTACTACAGATCTGGATGAAGAGTCCATAACCTTTAGGGTATTCGGAAGAGAGGTGAgcatgagcttgattgagtggacggTCAGATTGGGAATGTGTAGTTTAGGAGAGGCCATTGGGCCAgaatggagaagtagggagaggGGAATTCCCCGGAGGCACATCGAATTTAAGCCCTAGGAagcctgggaggaacttactcaccctgacGCAGGGCAGTTCCAATCCACGATTTTCCGCTCCGTCCACTTCAACAACCCAATTTTGCATTTGGTACAGTTTTACctggattttaatttgttggggcAATCAAATTCCGCCGTCCGAACTTCAATGACCGAACTGTACCTCCTCTGGTGTGCTAAGCGCGGGAGGACAGTGCACCTGGGCTTCTGGACCGCGTACCAGTGTCACCTCatcgccacccacccagcgaggaacctctacctctgccatatattggaaGCTTTTGTCAGGAAAAACATAGCTATCTCGGAGGGAGAGGACTTatcccccttgacgatggtcgACCCTCCTGGCCTCTTTGATACACcattgttcgtccgaacgaacaccgtttacatgaggcagggcatACCACgtttctacgcgatgggagaagaagctataccagCCGGGAGAGCGACGGCAGCCCAGGGAACACCAACGCAGGAGCAGAGGCAGGAGAGGTTGGAAAAAGCAGTGGCGGAGTTGGCCGATGAAAATAGGAAAACAAGGGCGGAGTTGAAccgtttggcaactgtgatggaaggaatcttgaGGGAGTTAGCTGCTGAAAAGTTAGTACGAGAAGCTGGTACAAGCGGCCACGGAGGCCAGGAAGTCGGATCACAAGGACCCCAAACAGAAGAGGAGAAACTAGAGGACGGAGATGCCGAGGAGTCGGCCGAGCCTGAAGGAAAccagtccgagaatgaggaggagcaaccggaagaaccacctgcaccacaacctgccccgcgaaggagcaggaggaacaagcgaccaccaccccacctgaccagttagttttctttttattttcagtttttagtttttcgtattttaattgtgttttgttttttttggggtagtataatctgtgtagtatgtgagcaaacccttttcataacacttagcctacgcaatagtctaagtgtgagaagtcaGGGTTCGCTATTTTGACgcatgtgttgtgtttttctgttgtttttatgctttcgtaagcatgttggctcacacttagcccattgcatggtctaagtgtgaggagtttatgtatatatgtgttttgtaattgttggattctgcttaggctttaaactctcccacttagcctattttatagtctaagtgtgagaagttttaatttttagcatgtcgttttgtttgtcatgtttgtgtgtccaccgtactggccattaacttttccacttcacagccttatctgagggcagacacttgtgaagtgggaggggggacgcaatggccagtatgatgtatgtgtatatgtgtggtctgtgtttaagtgtttgcgtagtgtctaggtctagtttttatttgattgggcttaaaactcaactgtcttgagctgacggtgaggggaattgagggagataagacatactggaaaatggaaaccaccccccttaagtatctcctagtcagtatggaTGATGCGAggatgagagaaaagcccacacttagagccaaaacacaaaagccttttttaaatgtgagttaaaagcctaaagtggaaccactttccactaattcagaaaataaaagagtggctgccacaaggtgcctagggtgaagtgactgcgtgtagcaacactgaaggcagtaggaaaccccccaaaaaaaattttatttattttccaacccttagaaccccactttctagccatacacatacccagatataacccctagcccctggaattgtgtgtgcaaggcataaggtaagaaggcaactggccagaaggtgtacaagaaagcagaatccaactgggcaagagtgattgaaggcacaaggaagaaaatcgaccagggagtcatcccaggtcccaaaaaaaagaaggaataagggtggcgaagccacaaaaaaaaaagaaaaaaagagaagaatatgaagaaaaatggttagaaaaacttgaccacaaaaaaagaaagagaaggaataagggtggcgaagccacaagaagctactgacctgTTGGAGATCAAAGtcagaagcgccagccaagagaagcaacaaccaagagcccaaatgcacacagttcccccacataaaataaaatagaagtttttgaaccttagagccttaggaacatccacccaaagCACtataaaccaatagccccgtttcaatcctttaagcccttcagtagctgcacgtgaaatctaagtccgaagcaattgtggtcgAGCaatatgagagaatgcagtcctaacattcccggtgaaggtatgagtgactgagtgaacctagtgtttggccgagagtttgggcgatcttgacgagcagatatactgactgggagagaaaaggagggcggcggaagttcaaggctgtttAAGGcaggattgcacctgatccctaggggagggatggttgaaaatataacCCAATTACTATGTTAATGTgtctaagtgttttagttttcttttatctGTTTGTCTTTgtaatgtgtttttctttgcgtcatagttagagtctaggttaggatagagtcggtcaggggagtaaccaggctagaattcgacttacttctttttgtttgttgttcatgcttgaggacaagcatgtggtaagtgtgagcagtttgataagtcgtattctaggccttggttactggtcagtataatgtgcataattggtatatattctgcaaaacagttgctaaagtatGCAGGGAAAGTGTTCATGTCAGTATGGAAAGGCTCggacaactcaggtgaaaagggcgtcagaacgattacatactgaccagtatgcatgcaaaAATtactcgagatggagaagaaggatagttgggactgatcaaccacaattaagggcaaagaagtcatctcaccacgaggttttaccctaaaatcaagggtaagcctccctataaaaggaagccacttggagagagagagggggggtcaactcattcatcatcatcactcttaggtagaaatatctcggtagttcagttcttcagcccagtccagattCTCGTTCCctgccacagccatggtcacttgaagatcatcacttcgccggagttccattatctcgttccagtcagcacgatcgtagttagcagttccatcgcccggagtggcaaaaacaatctttatttgttttctagttaatcttgtttgttttctctacgttggatctttcgcatttccagtattttgcttattttgaagtcttggttgagatccaaacgttttatgcaatgaagttgtttttatgcatctctttctgttcaaatctgtttcaatctgcctaggtagcttagatctagttgttacagtaatttctaagtgttggaagcatgatttcatttggagttgttcgatctgtgatttgtcagttcagtggctgtttagatttattttccagAAGTGTTTGTGTGAATCCGAGTTTACGTTattctgccaccctgcatgttgaccagtaagcataattgcagtttcagtgtttaatcttttgatttggagtttagattgtagatctgtttttgtgaagttgttaatctgcatttctcgttcatggaacctgagttgtttgatttgtgttcagacttgctggagaagacaatgtccacatccaaatttgggaccacatttactttttagttacttttgcttttgtcctttacttttccttacttttcagctgttacttttcagacctgtaggcccagtcacctaactacctctttttcctctgatattctgtttaaccttttatagtaaactcgtaccttccacatttattagccaaaaaccatgttccccactttccacgtacacagccgcctgtccaacaccgtttccgcctcctagtcagtagagtaccaccttaaattccagcctagataaatctcaacccaaagcgtggtagctaaccaaaccttccaaaatatcaccgcggtagtttaaacgcaccatctctatgggattcgacccttatcaccactatactgatcagtaggagtgggttgaggaatctttgaaaccaaggtctaggcttagttaggatctctatcctgaccagtaggatatatccttgcttgaacgacacctacgcacccctgGTCCTTTCAATAGTGTATTGTGAGGCTCATTccgaaattaaataattttgggCCTAAGAATAAAATGGTTAAGTAAGCTAAAATAATTAGTTGTGacccaaattatttttttttaaataattagtaaagtataaAACACCAATTTTTTTGGAACCAATCCATCAAACgaagtagtaataaatagtgtAAGTTTTGGAGATTtcgtaataataataataatactaataaaagtactaatgttaattataataatcataaatatatatatatatatatatagtaataataataataacaataatagaTTAGTTAAACCttgagtttttttatttatttaattagattagtttaaaactaaattagtattttccTATTGTGTTGTTTCAAAAGGTTATCTCCGCATGTAAGGTCGGAGTAAGAGATTCAAGTAAGGAAAGTAAGctatcaaggtgagctttcctatactaaaaatacaaatcgtattttatgaaaacacgaacacatgttcgtgattcttaaagatgttgtcttgccataaatatttttgtaagatgcctatctgtttggctaaggccaaaggaattatgaatgatgatataagtcgaattcgggtcccagtgaggttGGTGTCcccactcggactagtgtacacaagctacctctgacatgttgggcagagcaggtgaccgaggaaggtggccaccttcccggcacaaggatacctctgacatgatgggcagagaaggtgaccgtgcgagaacaccatctcgacggcacaatgtgatcagatatggctaagtacaggaaaaatagactgcagtccaatgtgaatatttttagtaagctcgggtccttttcaataacacccccgagtgttactgtgacgatggcttgacaatattttcaaatgtatatgtgtaattttcggcaatgtgttcactgagtactttttgtactcagccctgcatatatttctaaatgtgcaggttgagcagcgaagtggtgaaggttcatgtcttcatacatggaaccgcgttcatttgcttccgttgtgcatctgaaaagactcaagtcttttttttttcaaaactctgatattttgaaatttttacaaacaattactcgagttttcatgatcgagtatttttcttctatgtatcagcactatattagtcatgtctcgcaaccaatgtttgattttattttcccttatttctttccccgcttcttatacccCCATCCATAGTCACGGTTCCCcgactatgctatccttagctagtgcggtcgtgacagaatggtatcagagcattctttctcgctctgaacccgagagtctcctttgaaaatctttggtctagccttgttTCACTAGACTGCCTAATCGATGAAAATACTCTTAGCACTATCTCCCATCGCACTCAacgaggaaaaaggtaacttgttctttttcaaaagaaagtcaagatgtttaaaagtttgaaatggagaaataactcatgcagttaatttgagtgaacagatgaaaatacaagtttaaagaaagagtttatgtttcttaattttgtagcgtgcttaaagaaagagttagtatgtcttttcttggctaaagattgtgaatgcatgaataaaagaagtaactttcctaaatggaaaaagggtactgaaatatgaaagtataaagtatacgaGTCTTGTACCAAGTGGTGAAATGATATCTCTTTTTGAG
This sequence is a window from Salvia splendens isolate huo1 chromosome 5, SspV2, whole genome shotgun sequence. Protein-coding genes within it:
- the LOC121802628 gene encoding uncharacterized protein LOC121802628; translated protein: MAEGLDLASESVGHPESGDDNTHIRLETQSTAQKEPSTPTEERPEENEDGDENRYHKERKKNGKAPVKKKPSSKKQRTVNTGIAITESDQRAPPCRKEPSDSEYTASEESGSESNVSLEEEEYGEKQLRHNHRELMHPPMERLKYRRWKVELTNEQIEDMKHFSTKKLQDAFDDKDDGNKQIKSRKVLHSEFGVLLLPILSGLSSGLIQTLLLPFQYSIWYFSCMARL